The proteins below are encoded in one region of Streptomyces ficellus:
- a CDS encoding alpha,alpha-trehalose-phosphate synthase (UDP-forming), which translates to MAAQILVASNRGPVSYAPRADGTFDARRGGGGLVSGLSAIGPDAGALWVCAALSDGDRQAVRQGAAAEPGVKMLDIDAAVHADAYNGIANSVLWFVHHMLYQTPLEPVFDAEFRRQWASYRLYNRAFAEALAEEAGDGAVVIVQDYHLALVPGMLRELRPDLRIGHFSHTPWAPTEYFAMLPDDIAEELLLGMLGADRLGFLTWRWLKAFQSCCARSLRDMDVRTTWAKDLPPTVEHSAHGRPHRTELGVHGLGADADFLRERSRRPDVADRMAALRDQIGPDRKTIVRVDRTELSKNIVRGLLAYRHLLAERPEWHERVVHLAFAYPSRQDLAVYRDYTAQVSRLADEINAEYGRDGWTPVILHVEDDFARSLAAYRLADVALVNPVRDGMNLVAKEVPVVSDAGCALVLSREAGAHEELGDDAITVNPYDVVGTADALHEALTLSPTDRADRTKRLAAAATSLPPSRWFLDQLNALRTL; encoded by the coding sequence ATGGCAGCCCAGATTCTTGTCGCCTCGAACCGCGGTCCCGTCAGCTACGCCCCCCGTGCGGACGGCACGTTCGACGCCCGGCGCGGCGGGGGCGGGCTGGTGTCGGGACTGTCCGCGATCGGGCCCGACGCGGGCGCCCTGTGGGTGTGCGCCGCGCTCAGCGACGGCGACCGGCAGGCGGTCCGGCAGGGCGCCGCGGCCGAGCCGGGCGTGAAGATGCTCGACATCGACGCGGCCGTGCACGCCGACGCCTACAACGGCATCGCGAACTCGGTGCTCTGGTTCGTGCACCACATGCTCTACCAGACGCCCCTGGAGCCCGTCTTCGACGCGGAATTCCGCCGGCAGTGGGCGTCCTACCGCCTCTACAACCGCGCCTTCGCCGAGGCGCTCGCCGAGGAGGCGGGCGACGGCGCCGTCGTCATCGTCCAGGACTACCACCTGGCCCTCGTCCCCGGCATGCTCCGCGAACTCCGGCCCGACCTGCGCATCGGCCACTTCTCCCACACCCCGTGGGCGCCCACCGAGTACTTCGCCATGCTCCCCGACGACATCGCCGAGGAACTGCTGCTCGGCATGCTCGGCGCGGACCGGCTCGGCTTCCTGACCTGGCGCTGGCTGAAGGCCTTCCAGTCCTGCTGCGCGCGCTCGCTGCGGGACATGGACGTACGGACCACCTGGGCCAAGGACCTCCCCCCGACCGTCGAGCACTCCGCACACGGCCGCCCCCACCGCACCGAACTGGGCGTGCACGGCCTCGGCGCCGACGCCGACTTCCTCCGCGAGCGCTCGCGCCGCCCCGACGTCGCCGACCGGATGGCCGCCCTGCGCGACCAGATCGGCCCCGACCGCAAGACCATCGTGCGCGTCGACCGCACCGAGCTGTCCAAGAACATCGTCCGCGGCCTCCTCGCCTACCGGCACCTGCTCGCCGAACGCCCCGAATGGCACGAACGGGTGGTGCACCTCGCCTTCGCCTACCCCTCCCGGCAGGACCTCGCCGTCTACCGCGACTACACCGCCCAGGTCTCCCGCCTCGCGGACGAGATCAACGCGGAGTACGGCCGCGACGGCTGGACCCCGGTGATCCTGCACGTCGAGGACGACTTCGCCCGCTCCCTCGCCGCGTACCGCCTCGCGGACGTGGCGCTCGTGAACCCCGTACGCGACGGCATGAACCTCGTCGCCAAGGAGGTCCCCGTCGTCTCCGACGCGGGCTGCGCGCTGGTCCTCTCGCGCGAGGCGGGCGCGCACGAGGAGCTGGGCGACGACGCGATCACGGTGAACCCGTACGACGTCGTCGGCACGGCGGACGCCCTCCACGAGGCGCTGACCCTCTCCCCCACCGACCGCGCGGACCGCACCAAGCGCCTCGCCGCCGCGGCGACGTCCCTCCCGCCCTCCCGCTGGTTCCTCGACCAGCTGAACGCCCTCCGCACGCTCTGA